The DNA sequence CCTGGGCCATCTAGCCGAGCGCTTCCCGCACCAGCTGTCGGGCGGCCAGCAGCAGCGCGTGGCGATCGCCCGCGCGCTGGTGTACAACCCGCCGGTGATCCTGCTCGACGAGCCGCTGTCGAACCTCGACGCCAAGCTGCGCGAAGAGGCGCGCGCCTTCCTGCGCGAGCTGATCGTCAAGCTCGGCCTGTCGGCGCTGATGGTCACGCACGACCAGACCGAGGCGATGGCGATTTCCGACCGCATCCTGTTGCTCAACAACGGCAAGATCGAACAGCAGGGCAATCCGGAAAGCATGTACGCGCGGCCGGACTCGCTGTTTACCGCGGAATTCATGGGCAGCAATAACCGCCTGCCGGCCAAGCTGCTGCAGCGCGACGGCTCGCGCGTGACGCTCGAAGTCGACGGCGTGAAGCTGCGCGGCAGCGCGCGCGGCAGCAATTCCGGCGACGAGGTGGCGAGCGTGATCCGCCTCGAGCAGGTGCGCGTCATGAACACGCAGGCGGAAAACGCCATCAAGCTGCCGCTGTCGACCTGCATGTACCTGGGCGACCGCTGGGAATGCCTGTTCCACAAGCCCGGCGCCACCGATCTCAGCCTGCGCGCCTATGCCCCGCACCGGCTGGAAGCGGGCGACTACTGGCTGCAGCTGCCCGAAGAAAAGCTCTGGGTGTTCTGAGTAAAACCGCTGAACCACGGCGCACACGGCGAAAAGCGACGGGAGTCGCTCCGCGTCGGCCGTGGTTCAGGTCACTGCCGATTTCTCAGGGAAATGCCCAGCTCGCCCGTCCGCCCCATCCTCCTCGCCTTCGCCCTCGGCCTGCTATCGGCCCTGCTCTGCGAATGGCTCAACACGCCGCTGCCGTGGATGATCGGCCCCTTGTTTTGCACCGCCGCCGCGCGCATGGCTGGCATGGAATTGCACGCGCCGACCCAGGTGCGCCAAGCCGGCCAATGGGCCATCGGCACGGCGCTCGGCCTGTACTTCACGCCGGCCGTCCTGAAAGTGCTGACGTCGTATGCCGCATTCATCGCCGCCGCGGTCCTGTTTGCGCTGGCGCTCGGCGCGGCATGCGGCTGGGTGCTTCACAGGCTTTCCGGCATCGACCGCACCACGGCGTTTTTCGCGATGGCCGTCGGCGGCGCGTCCGAGATGGCGAGCCAGGGCGAGCGCCACGGCGCGGCGGTGGACAGGGTGGCCGCGGCCCATAGCCTGCGCATCATGCTGGTGGTGGCGATCATTCCGTTCTGCTTCAAGTATGCCGGGATCCACGGCGTGGACGTGTTCATGCCGGGCATGCGCGCGGTCAGCTACGGCGGCCTGCTGGTCCTGGTGCTGCTCACCAGCGCCTGCGCGCTGGGATTGAATCGCCTGGGCTGGCCCAACGCCTGGGTGATCGGCCCGCTGCTGGCGGCCATCGTCCTCACCGCGCGTGAGGTGCGCCTGTCTGCGCTGCCGGAATGGATGGCGCATCTGGGCCAGCTGTTCATCGGCATTTCGCTCGGCACCCGCTTCACCCCGACCTTCCTGCATACCGCGCCGCGCTATCTGGCCAGCGTGGCCTTGTCCGGCACATTGGCGCTGGCCGTCTCCGCCGCGTTCGGCGTTGCGCTGGCGGTCGCCAGCGGCATGCACCCGGCGACGGCGATTCTCGCCACCGCGCCGGGCGGGATCGCGGAAATGAGCCTGACCGCCAGAAACCTGCAGCTGGGCGTGCCGATCGTCACCGCCTTTCACGTCGCGCGCATGGCGGCGCTGGTCCTGACCATCGGCCCCTTGTTCCGCGCGGCACGTCATCTAAAAGCCAAGTAAGCCGGTCGGAAATTCGGCTGAGTTTGGAATTTCTTGATCGATATCAAGTGAAAAGGGGTATTTCCCGTACATACAATAGGGAAAAGGTCGATGGAATCAACATGCAGCTTACCCAATACACGGATTATTCCCTGCGCGTGATGGCATATCTCGCGCAACTCGGCAGTCAAACCACGATTTCCGAAATCACCAATTATTTCGCCGTATCGCGCAACCACCTGGTGAAGGTGGTGCACAACCTGGCCCGGCACGGCCTGATCCGCAGCACGCGCGGCAAGGGCGGCGGCATCCAGCTGGCGCGCCCGGCCGACCAGATCTTCCTGGGCGAGATCGTGCGCATCACCGAGCCGAATTTCGACCTGGTGGAATGCTTCGATCCCAGCGGCGATTGCTGCATCGTGAGCAAGCAGTGCGGCTTGAAAAACCCGCTGATCGACGCCCATCGCGCCTTCATGGCAGTGCTCGACCGCAGCACGCTGGCCGAAGCGGTGCATACCACGGCATGGAAACCGATGACCATCCACGCCAAGCCGGCGCTGGCCTAGCCCGACCATCCCTCCCGCGCGGCGCCGCCTGGCGGCATGCGCCGCGCACCTCCTTCCCGTCCGCGCGCCTTAAGTTCGGCTTAAGATAGCTAAGCGATAAAGCAGGCCGGACAGCGGCGAAGGAAGATTCATGCGTGTATTGCTGGTAGAAGACGACGCCTTGCTCGGCGACGGTATCGAGGCCGGATTGAAACAGGCCGGCTTTACCGTCGACTGGGCCAGGGACGGGCGCGCGGCGCAACTGGCGCTGGAGACGACCGAATACGAACTCGCGGTGCTCGACATCGGCCTGCCGCGCCTGTCCGGCATGGAGCTGCTGCAACAGCTGCGCCGGCGCGGCAGTGACATGCCGGTGCTGCTGCTGACTGCGCGCGACACCGTGCGCGACCGCGTGGCCGGACTGGAGGCGGGCG is a window from the Noviherbaspirillum sp. UKPF54 genome containing:
- a CDS encoding ABC transporter ATP-binding protein — protein: MSELTVNNLHLDYGTGASANAILKGVSMELQRGEVVALLGPSGSGKTTLLRAVAGLESPKAGTIRIGERAVFDGERGLELPAEERNLGLVFQSYALWPHKTVFDNVAYGLKLRKMGNAEIAERVKKVLPQLGLGHLAERFPHQLSGGQQQRVAIARALVYNPPVILLDEPLSNLDAKLREEARAFLRELIVKLGLSALMVTHDQTEAMAISDRILLLNNGKIEQQGNPESMYARPDSLFTAEFMGSNNRLPAKLLQRDGSRVTLEVDGVKLRGSARGSNSGDEVASVIRLEQVRVMNTQAENAIKLPLSTCMYLGDRWECLFHKPGATDLSLRAYAPHRLEAGDYWLQLPEEKLWVF
- a CDS encoding AbrB family transcriptional regulator; the protein is MPSSPVRPILLAFALGLLSALLCEWLNTPLPWMIGPLFCTAAARMAGMELHAPTQVRQAGQWAIGTALGLYFTPAVLKVLTSYAAFIAAAVLFALALGAACGWVLHRLSGIDRTTAFFAMAVGGASEMASQGERHGAAVDRVAAAHSLRIMLVVAIIPFCFKYAGIHGVDVFMPGMRAVSYGGLLVLVLLTSACALGLNRLGWPNAWVIGPLLAAIVLTAREVRLSALPEWMAHLGQLFIGISLGTRFTPTFLHTAPRYLASVALSGTLALAVSAAFGVALAVASGMHPATAILATAPGGIAEMSLTARNLQLGVPIVTAFHVARMAALVLTIGPLFRAARHLKAK
- a CDS encoding Rrf2 family transcriptional regulator encodes the protein MQLTQYTDYSLRVMAYLAQLGSQTTISEITNYFAVSRNHLVKVVHNLARHGLIRSTRGKGGGIQLARPADQIFLGEIVRITEPNFDLVECFDPSGDCCIVSKQCGLKNPLIDAHRAFMAVLDRSTLAEAVHTTAWKPMTIHAKPALA